One Panicum virgatum strain AP13 chromosome 3N, P.virgatum_v5, whole genome shotgun sequence DNA segment encodes these proteins:
- the LOC120664547 gene encoding peroxidase 2-like: MAMAASACKGLLLVALAAAVLSTASATLQYDFYSSSCPKAEDVVRNATMKIIAGNPTMGAAFVRLFFHDCFVKGCDASILLDQSNSNPQPEKLAIPLRGYDAVNTIKAAVEAVCPGVVSCADILAYAARDSAMISGGFTFAMPGGRRDGVASDLNDIPASLPSPSMQVQQLISSFGAKGLSADDLVALSGAHSFGQTHCSFVTPRLYPSLDKTMDKAFGAALQNECPRRGPGGAVLNNNNVTDPNALTNQYYKNVIAGQVMFTSDQTLTSSAATAKMVQDNAANPVAWMARFAGAMVRMGGIEVLTATQGEIRNFCGATNSGS, encoded by the exons ATGGCGATGGCGGCCTCAGCATGCAAGGGCTTGCTGCTCGTGGCGTTGGCTGCTGCCGTGCTGAGCACAGCGTCCGCGACATTGCAGTACGACTTCTACAGCTCATCGTGCCCCAAAGCCGAGGACGTGGTCCGCAATGCCACCATGAAGATCATCGCCGGCAACCCCACCATGGGCGCCGCCTTCGTGCGCCTCTTCTTCCACGACTGCTTTGTCAAG GGCTGCGACGCTTCCATCCTGCTCGACCAGTCGAACAGCAACCCGCAGCCGGAGAAGCTGGCCATCCCGCTGCGCGGCTACGACGCCGTGAACACGATCAAGGCGGCCGTGGAGGCCGTCTGTCCCGGCGTGGTCTCCTGCGCCGACATCCTCGCCTACGCGGCGCGCGACTCCGCCATGATCTCCGGCGGCTTCACGTTCGCCAtgcccggcggccgccgcgacggGGTCGCCTCCGACCTGAACGACATCCCCGCGAGCCTCCCCTCCCCGTCCATGCAGGTCCAGCAGCTCATCAGCAGTTTCGGCGCCAAGGGCCTGAGCGCCGACGACCTCGTGGCGCTCTCCGGCGCGCACTCCTTCGGCCAGACGCACTGCTCCTTCGTCACGCCCCGGCTGTACCCGTCCCTGGACAAGACCATGGACAAGGCCTTCGGCGCGGCGCTGCAGAACGAGTGCCCGCggcgcggccccggcggcgcggtgctcaacaacaacaacgtgaCGGACCCGAACGCGCTGACCAACCAGTACTACAAGAACGTGATCGCCGGGCAGGTGATGTTCACGTCGGACCAGACGCTgacgagcagcgccgccacggccaAGATGGTGCAGGACAACGCCGCCAACCCGGTCGCCTGGATGGCGCGGTTCGCCGGGGCCATGGTGAGGATGGGCGGCATCGAGGTTCTCACTGCGACCCAGGGCGAGATCAGGAACTTCTGCGGCGCCACCAACAGTGGTAGCTAG